A genomic region of Vanessa tameamea isolate UH-Manoa-2023 chromosome 11, ilVanTame1 primary haplotype, whole genome shotgun sequence contains the following coding sequences:
- the LOC113396211 gene encoding succinate semialdehyde dehydrogenase: protein MISSCVVSLLNKPSLFLNGSRRLHLLNKNAYINGQWVSAGSKAVFPVINPADDKVITEVPDMEAADAKAAVDAASSAFKTWKDTTAKERSYILRKWYDMCAKNTDHLAQIITAESGKPLAESKGEIVYGNSFLEWFADTARHINGEVIPSPWPNKTIMLTRQPLGVVSVITPWNFPFAMITRKVGALMAAGCTCVIKPAEDTPLTALAAAQLAEEAGVPKGVINVVTSSRKNAPAIGKVLCEDPNVGCISFTGSTHVGKILYGMASKGIKRVSLELGGNAPFIVFPSADIEHAAEHAMLAKFRNNGQACVGANRFLIHKDVFDTFVQAFKKRIAKGCIMGPGTKEGVTCGPLINTEQAKKVTGLVDDALSKGAKALIGGKPAVEIGSKFYESTILTDVKPEMKIYAEEIFGPVAVCHKFETEQEVVAIANSTRSGLGSYVFTKDLGQAFRMSRQLDFGMVAINDGILSAAEPAFGGIKESGIGREGSKHGVEEYTDIKYTLFSALDK, encoded by the coding sequence atgatttcttCTTGTGTTGTTAGTTTATTGAATAAGCCGAGTTTATTTTTGAACGGAAGTCGTcgcttacatttattaaataaaaatgcttacaTTAATGGACAATGGGTGAGTGCCGGCAGCAAAGCAGTATTTCCTGTAATTAATCCGGCGGATGACAAAGTTATTACCGAGGTTCCTGATATGGAAGCTGCAGATGCTAAAGCAGCTGTTGATGCTGCTTCAAGCGCTTTTAAAACTTGGAAAGATACAACTGCAAAAGAAAgatcttatatattaagaaaatggtATGATATGTGTGCCAAAAATACAGATCACCTTGCACAAATTATAACTGCTGAATCAGGAAAGCCATTAGCTGAATCTAAAGGAGAAATAGTTTATGGCAATTCATTTCTAGAATGGTTTGCAGATACTGCCCGTCACATTAACGGTGAAGTTATTCCAAGCCCTTGGCCTAATAAGACAATAATGTTGACAAGGCAGCCATTAGGTGTAGTGTCGGTTATAACACCATGGAACTTTCCGTTTGCAATGATCACTCGAAAGGTTGGTGCTTTAATGGCAGCAGGATGTACATGTGTTATTAAACCAGCTGAGGACACACCCTTGACAGCTCTAGCTGCGGCTCAATTAGCAGAGGAAGCTGGAGTACCCAAAGGTGTTATCAACGTTGTTACGTCAAGTAGAAAAAATGCTCCTGCTATAGGAAAAGTTCTGTGCGAGGATCCTAATGTGGGATGCATATCTTTTACTGGTTCAACGCATGTTGGTAAAATACTATATGGAATGGCATCTAAAGGAATCAAGAGAGTTAGCCTCGAGCTAGGTGGCAATGCCCCATTTATCGTTTTCCCCAGTGCTGACATTGAACATGCAGCAGAACATGCTATGCTTgctaaatttagaaataatggACAAGCATGTGTCGGTGCCAATCGATTTTTAATACACAAAGATGTTTTTGATACATTTGTGCAGGCTTTTAAGAAAAGAATTGCCAAAGGGTGTATAATGGGTCCTGGTACCAAAGAAGGTGTGACTTGTGGACCTTTAATTAACACAGAACAAGCTAAAAAGGTAACGGGACTAGTAGACGATGCACTGTCAAAAGGTGCTAAGGCACTTATTGGTGGTAAACCTGCAGTTGAAATAGGAAGTAAATTTTATGAGTCCACTATCCTAACTGATGTTAAGCCAGAGATGAAAATATATGCAGAAGAAATTTTTGGCCCAGTAGCAGTATGCCATAAGTTTGAAACGGAGCAAGAGGTGGTCGCAATTGCCAATAGCACTAGAAGCGGCCTTGGGTCTTATGTGTTCACAAAAGATCTCGGTCAAGCATTCAGAATGTCTCGTCAGTTAGATTTTGGTATGGTCGCTATCAACGATGGAATATTGTCCGCTGCTGAGCCTGCTTTTGGAGGTATTAAGGAGTCGGGAATAGGCAGAGAGGGCAGCAAACATGGTGTCGAAGAATACACAGACATAAAATATACTCTGTTTTCAGCTTTGGACAAATAG